In one window of Bifidobacterium sp. WK041_4_12 DNA:
- a CDS encoding type III pantothenate kinase, with protein sequence MLIAVDIGNTNIVLGFLEGTKIIATYRMTTTSSHTSDEYGLMLNEFLHMSDYSDSDVEDVIISSVVPNVMHSFRAAIIKFFGVDPIVVGPGIKTGINIRIDDPRSLGADCLCDCVGAFGLHGGPLLVLDFGTATTYNYVDATGTITAGLITVGIRSGAAALSNKTAQLPEVEITRPTSVFATDTKSAMQAGLFYNFLGGVERTIAQFRSEVGKRFTVIATGGLGRIFEGETDSIDIYDPNLIFKGMRMIYDRNINH encoded by the coding sequence ATGCTCATTGCCGTTGACATAGGAAATACCAACATCGTGCTTGGCTTTCTTGAAGGCACCAAGATCATTGCCACGTATCGCATGACCACAACGTCAAGCCACACATCCGACGAATATGGCCTCATGCTCAACGAATTCCTTCACATGAGCGATTATTCAGATTCAGACGTGGAGGACGTCATCATCTCTTCGGTCGTTCCGAACGTCATGCACTCATTCCGTGCGGCCATCATCAAGTTCTTCGGCGTGGATCCCATCGTTGTCGGCCCTGGCATCAAGACCGGAATCAACATTCGGATTGACGATCCTCGCTCTCTGGGCGCTGACTGCCTCTGTGACTGCGTCGGAGCCTTCGGCCTGCACGGAGGGCCTCTGCTGGTACTGGATTTCGGCACTGCGACGACATATAACTATGTGGATGCCACAGGCACGATTACGGCAGGCTTGATAACCGTCGGCATTCGAAGCGGTGCAGCCGCACTGTCCAACAAGACCGCACAGCTGCCCGAAGTCGAAATCACAAGACCTACGTCAGTGTTCGCAACGGACACGAAATCAGCCATGCAGGCTGGGTTGTTCTATAACTTCCTCGGCGGAGTCGAACGTACGATAGCGCAATTTCGATCGGAAGTCGGCAAACGCTTCACCGTCATCGCCACTGGAGGCTTGGGACGCATCTTCGAGGGGGAAACTGACTCCATCGACATCTACGACCCAAACCTCATTTTCAAAGGCATGCGCATGATCTACGACAGAAACATCAATCATTGA